The genomic region TTATCAGCATCAAAGAGCAGCTTTGCTTCAATGGAATCCGGTTTAGGTCCGCTGTTCCTGCTATGTTGGGCAATGCATAGTGCAATCCTGTCAGAAACCTTGTCACTGAACCAGTTCTTACCCTTGAGATAGGTCGCAGCCAGCTTGGAACCTTCCTTTGCATGATCGCCCATCGAGCCACCGGTTTTCTCAATCGGACCTCTGGCAATATCATGCAGCAGGCAACTTGCATGAAGGACAGTCATATCAACATCACTTTCATTTGTCGCCAGTGCCATTGCCAGCGCTTCTACCCGAAGCGTATGCATCAATGTATCGACATCGGTAATCATACCTTCCTTAAGTTCATTTCTGATCGCATCAATCTTCTGTATAGCATCCATCGCATTTCTCCTCGTCAGTCTCCACTGAGGGCTTTCGCTGTAGCTTTTGCAGCAATTCTATATCCTGCTAGGGAAAAACACAATCCAGGAATAAAAGCAAGCCAAGCAAATGAAGGAAGCAGACAGACTATCAGCATGGAAGGGAGCAAAGCTATGAGATTGACAAGCAGGGCAATGAGTGTATTGGGATTGCTTTTCATAGCCTTGACAGGCAAATCCCAGTCAAGCATCGGCCGGCTATAGTCAAGTGCGAGGTCAAGGCAACCGATGGTAAACGTATTGATGACAAGAAGCGGAGGAAAAATGACAAACCACTTGGCCGAAAGACCTGCAACACCTATAAATACAGATAAATAGATGAGATATGGAAGAGCAACAAGCAACATATGGAAGTACAGTTTTGCCCTGAGCACTTGCTTAGGTTCAATAGGAAGTACTTTGTCAAGTTTCAGAAGCTTCCCTTGCCGGCTGACAGATGTCGCTGAGACAAAACACAACCCGCTGAACAGACTGATGATGCAGAACAGCAAGCCAGGGAACCAACTGGCATTCTGCTGTGCAAAAAGGAATGAAGTTATTTGCGAAGAAATCCCCATGAACAGCCAAACGGCAATAAGAATTACAGGTATCAGCAATTCACCGAAGAACTCAAAGCTCAGGCCCCTATCGCTTCGGATAATTTCCATTTCCCTTCTGAGCAAGGCTTTCAAAGGCGAAGAAGCCTCCGTTGCTTGTCTGTATGACTTTGATTTTTTCTTTTTCCTTCCTTGGGCATACAACTCAGCCTGGTAGGTAAAACGTCCTGAAGCAAAATGCAAGACCAGCAAAGGGAAAAGCAAAGAAACGGAAACGAAGACAACCAGGCAAGGAAAAGCATGTTCCAAGGCTCCCGACATCTGGGAAAAATAAAACAGATCAGCTGTCTTCCTGAACAGTGGAAGATACATGGACATCTGGATATCGGTCTGGTCGGCCAATGTTGCACCTCTGGAAAGCAAAAGTACGGCGATAATCGGAGGTGCAGTCGCAACAAAGCCTTCCAGCCAAGCAATACCGTTGATATAGCGAATCTTGATGAAACTGAAAAGGACACCGAGTGACAGAGGAGCGAGCGGCAGAAGAAAGAAAATAAGGATGAATACCACGAGCATATAGGAAGTGAAGCCTATAAGCAGGAAAAAAGCTATTGCCAGGGGAATTATCAGAAGTACTTCCAACAGAAGCGTATAGCCATAGGCAAAGCAGAAACGGCTCAGACAAAGTTCTTCATTGCTTACCGGCAACGTCATGAGCAACTTGCCATCCTTGCCTCCATAGAGGAAAGCATCCATGAACAGACCGACCAACAGAAAAATCAGGATACTATAGCCAAAAAACAGAAAAGTCATGCCATCCAGTGTCTTGCCTGCTTCCCTTGCAACAAAGACAAGACCGTACGCATTGGAAAAAGACAAGAACATAAAACTTGCAGCAACAAGGACAATGATAAGTTTTGTCACAATTTTGCCCACGGTCCCCTGTCTTGCTTTGTTCG from Spirochaetia bacterium harbors:
- a CDS encoding HD domain-containing protein, which codes for MDAIQKIDAIRNELKEGMITDVDTLMHTLRVEALAMALATNESDVDMTVLHASCLLHDIARGPIEKTGGSMGDHAKEGSKLAATYLKGKNWFSDKVSDRIALCIAQHSRNSGPKPDSIEAKLLFDADKLDFFDPFRLSRFCRRLGYDATAGVLSVRVYSGKGWMEQPLAGFIGFLRTKCRSIESCLFLENSRQEAIRRLPKALITLQQLEESCRYLDSDKVKSASD